GCGGAACGTCTCCAAAATGGCTGCCTCCGCGCGGTATTCCTTGTTCAGCCGCATCAGCCCGAGCACCAGCAGCGGGAACAGAACGACCACCAGCCAGGCTCCCTCGGTGAACTTCGCCACCGCGAAGATGCCGACCACCACCGTGGACAGGATGCCCGCGGACAGGTTGATCGCGAGTCGCCGTCGCCAGCCCGGCTCCCGCTGAGTCAGGTGGTGTTTGGTCATCCCATAGCCCGCCATCGAGAATCCGGTGAACACACCGATGGCGAAGACCGGAATCAGCGCGTTCACCGAGCCGCCGGTGGCCACCAGCAACGTCACCGACAGCGCGGTGAGCGTGATGATGCCGTTCGAGAAGACCAGTCGGTGACCACGTTTCATCAACTGCCTGGGCAGGAAGCGGTCTTCGGCGACGAAACTGGCCAGTGCGGGGAAGCCGTTGAAACTGGTGTTCGCGCCGACGTAGAGAATGGCAGCCGTCGACGCCTGCACCAGTATGTAGCAGATGTTTCCAACCAAACCGTTACCGAACACCGCCCGGCCGATCTGTGACAACACCGACGGATATTCGGTCAGATACGGCGTTGCATGCGTGACGTGGGCGAGATAGGCGACACCGGCGAGCAAGAATCCCAGAATGCACGCCATCGCCGTCAACACCCGGCGTGCGTTGCGGCCCTGCGGTTTCCGGAACACGTCGACGGTATTCGAGATCGCCTCGACGCCGGTGAGCGACGAACCGCCGTTGGCGAACGCGCGCAATAGCACCAGGATGGTCGCACCCATGACCAAGCCGTTGCCCTGATGAACCGGCACCGCGCCGGCGATGTGCTCCGGATCGAATGTCGGTAATCCCCAGAATATTTCGCGGACGACACCGACCACGATCGTCAAACCGATCATCACCACGAAGAAATAGGTCGCGGCCGCGAACGGCCAGCCCGCTTCGCGCAGTCCCCGCAGGTTCAGGTAGCAGATGGCCAGCACCACGCCGACGGTGATCTCCAAGCTGTAGGGACCCAGTGCCGGGATCGCCGACACCACTGCCACCGTTCCCGCCGCCGCCTGCACTGCCACGGTGACGACGTAGTCGATCAACAGTGCCGCGGCGGCAATCTGAGCCACCCGGGGCCCGAAGTTCTCCCGCGCGACGATGTAAGACCCACCCGCTCGGGTATAGGCCATGACGACCTGCCGATACGACGCGGTCACCAAGGCCAGAATCACCAGAATGACACCGGTGATGGGGAGCAGCAACGCAAACGCTGCCAGCCCCGCGTGGGGCAACAGTTCGATCAAGACCTGCTCCGGGCCGTAAGCCGTCGACGAGATCGCATCAGGCGAAAGGGCGCCCAATGCAACCTGATTCGACAGCTTTTCGGCCCCCAGGGACTCGGTGATCAGCGGTCTACCCAGAAACACCCGCCTGGCCACGTCCCCGATCGACACCGGTATCCGCATTTTGCCGGCCGAATCACCGGTCGAACCCGCAGTGCCACTAGCAGTCGTCACAAGCCAATTCCTTACCGACACGCGCCGAGAGGAGCATTCGATGCATTCTGCCGCCTCGGATGCCAGGCACCTAGCTCTGCAGGCGCTCGACCGCCGCGGCGACGCGCTCGTCGGTGGCGGTCAGCGCAACCCGCACGTGCCGCGCGCCGGTGGGACCGTAGAAGTCGCCGGGGGCCACCAGGATGCCGCGGTCGGCCAGCCAAGCGACCGTCTGGTGGCAGTCTTGGGCACGGCTGGCCCACAGATACAGGCCGGCCTCGGAGTGGTCGACGGTAAATCCCGCCGTGCGCAACGCCGGCAGCAACACGGCGCGGCGCTGCGCATACCTTTCCCGCTGCTGGCGCTCGTGGTCGTCGTCGTCGAGCGCGGCCACCATCGCGGCCTGCACCGGCGTCGGGACGATCATCCCGGCATGCTTACGTACCGCCAGCAACTCGGTGATCACCTGCTGGTCGCCGGCCACGAAGCCGGCCCGGTAACCGGCCAGCGACGACGTCTTGGACAGCGAATGGATCGCCAGCAGCCCGGTGTGGTCGCCGTCGCAGACCGCGGGATGCAGCACCGAAAGCGGCGCCGGTCGGTGGTCGGAGTCCCAGGCCAAACCGAGGTAGCACTCGTCGGAAGCGACCAGCACCCCACGCTCGCGCGCCCACCCGACCACCTTGCGCAGATGGTCGACGCCCAGCACCCGGCCGGTGGGATTGCTCGGCGAGTTCAGGTACACCAGCGCCGGGACCTGCGGGCCCAGCTGGGTCAGCGAATCCGCGCGCACGATCTGCGCCCCGGCCAGCCGGGCACCCACCTCGTACGTCGGATAAGCCAGCTCGGGTACCACCACAGTCGCCGCAGCATCCAATCCCAGCAAGGTCGGCAACCACGCGATGAGTTCCTTGCTGCCGATCACCGGTAGCACCGCGGACTCGGCGAGCCCGATCACCCCGTAGCGACGGGCCAGCGCCGCCACCGCGGACTGCCGCAGCTGCGGTGTGCCGGCGGTGGCGGGATAACCCGGCGCCGAACTCGCCGCAGCCAGTGCATCCCGAATCAGCGGCGCGACCGGGTCCACCGGGGTCCCGACGGACAGGTCGACGATCCCGTCCGGATGCGCTGCTGCCCTGGCCTTTGCCTCGGCCAGGGTGTCCCACGGGAACTCGGGTAGGGCGGCCGACAAGGCGCCGCCCTTCCGGGGCTGCAGCACCAGGGAGCTCTAGTCGTCCTCGCCCTGCGGGGGCAGATCCTTGACCGCTTGCGGGTCGTTGTCGGTCTGGCCCACCTTGGCCGCGCCACCGGGAGAACCCAGTTCCACGAAGAAGTCGGCGTTGATCTGGGTGTACTGGCCCCACTGCTCAGGCACATCGTCTTCGTAGTAGATCGCCTCGACCGGGCACACCGGTTCGCAGGCGCCGCAGTCGACGCACTCGTCGGGGTGGATGTACAGCATCCGGGCACCCTCATAGATGCAGTCGACCGGGCACTCCTCGATGCACGCCTTGTCCTTGATGTCGGTGCAGGGCTGGGCAATCACGTAGGTCACGGACGTCTCCTCAACGTGTCCTTCTGGTACGGCTCTGTGGGCTGTCGGTCGCGCCGCCCGGGGGCTTCCAGACGGCGGACCGGTACTGCAATTGGTTACTGATACTAGACGTTGCACATACAGGCGGGCCAAATGGCACGCCCGTAACTGTGTCCAGCCACTATCCACCTTCTTGCCGACCGTCCCGCCTCGGCCCCGGTAGAGATCTGTGACACTGGACGGGTGGTCCGCGGGGCAGTCACGCCGTCGTTCAGGGTCGAACCACGGATGCCGGCAGATCTGCCGGAATGTGTCGAAATTCTCCGCTCTGTCCACCGTGCGGACGGCTACCCGCGGTTCTGGCCCACCGATCCTGCCCGCAGGATCGCATCGAAAAGGGAACTCGTCGCGTGGGTGGCCAGGGACGCTGCGTCGCGCATCTGCGGCCACGTCTCGCTGCACCAAGTCGGCGACGGCCCAGACGCTGATCTGTGGACCGCCTCAGGCCTCGGGCCGCAACGACTGATGGGCCTGAACCGGCTGTTCGTCGCCCGGGCACATCGCCGGTCGCACGTGGGCGAGACGCTGATGATCACGGCGACCCGTTATGCCCATCAACACGGCGTACAACCGGCACTGGACGTTGCCCAACACGGCAGCGCTGCGATCGCGCTGGACGAACGCCTTGGCTGGCGCCGCGTCGGCGAGTGGGAATTGACGGTCGACGCGAAACGAAGCCTTCCGCTCTTCGCCTACGCCGGTCCGCCCCCGAGTGGTCTGCTGTGATGTCCTACCCAAATCTGTTGTCCCCGTTGAATCTTGGCTTCATCACTCTGCGCAACCGGGTGGTGATGGGGTCGATGCACACCGGCCTGGAAGACCGCGCGCACCACATCGATCGGCTGGCCGCGTACTTCGCCGAACGCGCGCGCGGCGGCGTGGGGCTCATCATCACCGGCGGCTACGCCCCCAACCGCACCGGCTGGCTGCTCCCGTTTGCCGCCGACCTGACCTCCGCGGCCCAGGCCCGTCGGCACAGACGTGTCACCAGCGCGGTGCACGACGAGGGCGGCAAGATCCTGTTACAGATCCTGCACGCCGGACGCTATGCCTACCATCCACTTTCGGTGAGCGCCTCGTCAATCAAGGCTCCCATCAACCCGTTTCGGCCCCGAGCCCTGACCAGCCGCGGGGTCGAGTCGACCATCGCCGATTTCGTGCGCTGCGCGCTGTTGGCCCGCGAAGCGGGCTACGACGGTGTCGAAATCATGGGCAGCGAAGGCTATCTGGTCAACCAGTTCCTGGCCCCCCGCACCAACAAGCGCACCGATTCGTGGGGCGGCTCGCCGGCCAACCGCCGGCGCTTCCCGGTCGAGATCGTGCGTCGCACCCGGGCAGCAGTGGGGTCCGATTTCGTCCTCTGTTACCGGATGTCGATGGCCGACTACGTCGAAGACGGCCAGAGCTGGGACGAAATCGTCGCGTTGGCAACCGAAGTACAGGCCGCCGGGGCAACCATCATCAACTCCGGGTTCGGCTGGCACGAGGCACGGGTGCCCACGATCGTCACCTCGGTGCCCAACAGCGCGTTCGTCGGCATCAGCAGCGCCCTGGCCGAACACGTCGACATCCCCGTAGTGGCGTCTAACCGAATCAACATGCCGCAGGCCGCCGAACAGATCCTGGCCGACAGTCACGTCCGGCTGGTCTCGATGGCCCGGCCGTTGTTGGCCGATCCCGAATGGGTGCTCAAGGCGCAATCCGAACGGGCCGACGAGATCAACACCTGCATCGCCTGCAACCAAGCCTGCCTGGACCACGCGTTCGCCAGGAAAACGGTGTCGTGCCTGCTCAATCCCAGAGCCGGGCACGAGACGAAGTTGGTGCTCGCACCGGCCCGGCGCGCGTGCACGGTGGCCGTGGTGGGCGCCGGCCCGGCCGGACTGGCCGCGGCGGTCAGCGCCGCCCAGCGTGGGCACCGGGTCACCCTGTTCGAGGCCAACGAGTTCGTCGGGGGCCAGTTCGACCTGGCGCGGCGCATTCCGGGCAAAGAGGAATTCAGCGAGACGGTCCGGTACTTCTCGACGATGCTGGCCAAGCTCGGCGTCGAGGTCCGGCTGGGCACCCGGGCGGGTGCGGACGATCTGGCCGGTTACGACCACGTGGTGCTCGCCACCGGCGTCGCCCCGCGCCTGCCGGCCATCCCCGGCATCGACCATCCCAAGGTGCTGACCTACGCCGAGGCGATCACCGGCGCCAAGCCGGTCGGCAAGACGGTGGCCGTCATTGGCGCCGGCGGCATCGGCTTCGACGTATGCGAACTGCTGGTCACCGACGAGTCGCCGACGCTGAACCTCAAGGAGTGGAAGGCGGAGTGGGGGGTGGTCGATCCGCAGGAGGCTCGGGGCGCGCTGAGCACGCCCCGGCCCGCCCCGGCGGCCCGGCAGGTGTACCTGCTGCAGCGGACCAAGGGTCGGCAGGGCAGGCGGCTCGGCAAGACCACCGGCTGGGTGCACCGGGCGTCGTTGCAGGCCAAAGGCGTGCACCAGCTGTCCGGGGTCAATTACGAGCGGATCGACGACGACGGCCTGCACATCAGCTTCGGACCGGACCGGCAACGGCCGCAGCTGCTGGCGGTGGATTCGGTGGTGGTGTGCGCCGGCCAGGAGTCGGTGCGCGACCTGGCCGACGACCTACGCCGTGCGGGCGTGGATCCGCACATTATCGGCGGGGCGGCGGTGGCCGCCGAATTGGATGCCAAGCGTGCGATCAAGCAGGGCACCGAACTCGCCGCCAAGCTCTGATGCAGAATTTGTCCGCCCAGTGCGCCTTGCTCTCCGACTCAACCCCGATACGACTCGACACTGCACCGCGTTCGCTACGGAGGCCACTGTCGCGGTCGCTATTCATTTGTACGGTTGGATAGGCGGACTAGACAATCGCACTCTGACTCAAGGCTGCGGAACTATGCGCGCAGGTGGTCGACGTGGACGGAGCTGGCGTGACCCAGCGGCTGTGACGGCGGCGCTCGACGCGTTAGGAATATCCTCCGCGAACATTGCGGAACATCGCTCAATGCGGCGTCAAGCCGTACACGTAGTAGCACGGCATTGCCGTCTGCCCAGGACCGATAGGCGCCGGCGCGGTACCCGGCGCATTCCACCTCGGAACGCCATCGACGACCCAGCAATTCTTGTCCGCGAGGTCACCCGTTTGGGGCCTGCCCGTAGTGGGATTGTTGGGAAGCGACGGAAGACCAGGGGCTCCCGGTTGCTGCTGTTCAGAAGACGGCGCGGGCTGCTGTTCGGAGGACGGCGTGGGCGACGGATTCTCGGGATCGGCGGTCGCCGTCGGCGCACCGGCCAGGATCGGGATCGCGCCTGCGACCACCAGTCCTCCCAGCAGGGCTCTCCGGCCTTGTCCCGGAATGATCATCGGCTTCCTCCCCGTCAATTGATGCAAGTCTGCACAGATGGCACCGAAATAACAGCGTTTCGCCGAAACTAGGCTGGCCGCCTGCCGACAACCGAACCCACGATCAAGTCAGGTACTCGCAATCGCGGCAGGGCTGTGAACGTCACCTTTGATCGGGCTGGTCGCGCGGAAGCCCGGGCCAATACCCGCGGGGTCGCGAGTCGGCTGAATTATAGGGAAAACCCTGTATCGATCTCGGTGCCACAATGCGTAGTCTCAGCGCGACACGTCGCAAAAGTAAGAGCGTCACGCCATAAGAACCGCTCTTCGAGGAATGCCCGTCAGCACCTTTGTCGCGACCGTGGCGATCGTGCTGGCTAGCCGTATTGACAACGCCTGACACAGGCTTTCGGAAGGGATCGGACATGAAGCTAATTAATCGCGGACTGGCAGCCGGCTTTGCCCTGACATGCGTGGCAGTCGGATTGGCCGGCCCGGCGCATGCCGAACTGCTCGAAGGGACCTACGCGGCAAGAGTCATCGAACCTCAGGGCTTCCCGACGAATACCTGGGTCTTCAGCTCGTGTGGTCCGGATTGTCTGCTGCGGCAAATAGGTTCTAACGAGAATACGTATGTAGAACTACACCGACAGGGCACTTCCTGGGTCGGAACAGCGGGCTCCACTACGACAACCATCGATAATGCCTCACTGGTTGTGCATTCAGGTCCCTTCGTTTTTGAGTTGACAAAAGTCGGCTGAGCGCAGGTTGACTTGCTCGTGACTGACTGACCAATCCACAGAATGGAAAGATTCATGAAAATGGTGGTTCCGCAACCACTTGCGTTCGCACTTGCAGCAAGCTCGATTGCCCTGGCGTCCCCGGCCCTGGCTGATGACCCGCCACCGGTCCCCGTCACTCCGGGACAGCACACCCTGACAATTACTTCTAACGGGCACGCCTTCGCCGTGACGGTCGCACTGGACTGCGGTCCGGCCTGCTTCTCCATGACGCACGAGACAACGCGCAACGAGTACCAATGGATGGGCGACAAGTGGCTTGATCCGAGCCAAGGGCTGTGGACCGCCGACGGCATCACGTTCACAAACCGCAACGGCCGCACCGCCATCATGTCCTAGGGGAGACACGTGCAACTGGCCGCCGGCCAGTAGAGAGCTAACCCTCGCGAAGAAGTCACCGACTGCGCGAGAAGGCTGTGAACAACTTAAGACGGCGCTGTGGCCTGGGCCAGAGTCTCCGATTTCGCTCTCCGCAGAACTGCCCCGAATCTCCCTCTGACCTGCGATTAGTTACGGATACCCGACGTCTGGCGATATCTGTTTCGATGGAAGCACGCCCCCGGTTCCTGGTATCTTTTACCAAAGACGGCAACCGATGGGCAGATGTCGTCGCCGTCTTAGAATGGCGGTGCAATATTTGGGGAAGGTGTCTGCACAATGAGGTTGTCTGTAATTGGAATGGGTGTCGCCGCTGGTGCTGCGGCGGTCTCGCTGGGCTTCGGCGCCGGGATCGCGTCCGCTGACCCACTGGACGCGGCGATCAACACGACGTGTAACTACGGGCAGGTAATGGCCGCACTGAACGCGACGGACCCGAGTGCGGCGGCGAAGATCTCCACCAATCCGGTCGCAGTGGCCAAGCTCAATCAGTTCCTGAGTTCGGGTCCGGACGGCCGCCGGGCGATCGCCGCGCAACTGTCTGCGATACCGGGTGCGCAGCAATACGTCAACGACCTCGTCGTGGTCGCTGACACCTGCAACAACTACTGAGTTCTGCATAACCGCGGGCGTAGCGCTGCGTCCCGTGCTCTGCGGAGCCGGGATGGCGTTGCGCTCGCGGTTTTATGCGGCCTGTGAGGCGTACGTCGTGGTGCGCTGACGCGCCGGCCGCCCGATGCCTTCGGCAATCGCCACCAGCTCGGCAACCGACTTCGCCGAACCGTGCTCGGAGCCGGCCATCCGCGAGATGGTCTCCTCCATCAGCGTGCCGCCCAGGTCGTTGGCGCCACCGTTGAGCATCACCTGAGTGCGCTCGATACCGAGCTTCACCCAGCTGGTCTGGATGTGCGAGATGCGGCCGTGCAGCATGATTCGGGCCAGCGCGTGGACCGCTCGGTTGTCGCGGTGAGTGGGACCGGGCCGGGCCGCCCCGGCCAGATACAGCGGTGAATTGTTGTGCACGAACGGCAGCGGCACGAACTCGGTGAAGCCGCCGGTGCGGTCCTGGATGCCGCGCAGCACATTGAGATGCCCCACCCAGTGCCGCGGGCTGTCGACGTGGCCGTACATCATCGTCGACGACGACCGCAGCCCCACCTCGTGCGCGGTGGTGACGATCTCGACCCACAACGACGTCGGCAACTTGCCCTTGGTGAGCACCCAGCGGACCTCGTCGTCGAGGATCTCGGCGGCGGTGCCCGGGATGGTGTCCAACCCGGCCTCGCGCAGGCTGATCAGCCACTCCCGAACCGACAGCCCGCTCTTGGTC
The nucleotide sequence above comes from Mycobacterium kiyosense. Encoded proteins:
- a CDS encoding DNA-binding protein, encoding MTTASGTAGSTGDSAGKMRIPVSIGDVARRVFLGRPLITESLGAEKLSNQVALGALSPDAISSTAYGPEQVLIELLPHAGLAAFALLLPITGVILVILALVTASYRQVVMAYTRAGGSYIVARENFGPRVAQIAAAALLIDYVVTVAVQAAAGTVAVVSAIPALGPYSLEITVGVVLAICYLNLRGLREAGWPFAAATYFFVVMIGLTIVVGVVREIFWGLPTFDPEHIAGAVPVHQGNGLVMGATILVLLRAFANGGSSLTGVEAISNTVDVFRKPQGRNARRVLTAMACILGFLLAGVAYLAHVTHATPYLTEYPSVLSQIGRAVFGNGLVGNICYILVQASTAAILYVGANTSFNGFPALASFVAEDRFLPRQLMKRGHRLVFSNGIITLTALSVTLLVATGGSVNALIPVFAIGVFTGFSMAGYGMTKHHLTQREPGWRRRLAINLSAGILSTVVVGIFAVAKFTEGAWLVVVLFPLLVLGLMRLNKEYRAEAAILETFRTDRPELVKYARHKVFVFVNSLDLAALEALRYGKGLRADELTAVHFMVDAQHAAQLRKRWDSFDLDTPLRVVDCPDRRINRAAQLLVAKASKEHKDTNVTVLLPRRTYAPLLGRLLHDRTADKIARAISLLPNAAATIVPYDVQSRVQEAYPQRFEQRLARELDKLEAWVSRDEARGAEAYAHPDNSDRSPSLIPVSGLIPGQRATFEGRVSEVEDITKRGQTLREVVVADDTGEVTISFRHGGADVQPGQLLRLTGKPRQSGNGPVTIVDPDYRIVEQPAETRDAGGAGRPGKPGELGSGVGG
- a CDS encoding aminotransferase, which encodes MLQPRKGGALSAALPEFPWDTLAEAKARAAAHPDGIVDLSVGTPVDPVAPLIRDALAAASSAPGYPATAGTPQLRQSAVAALARRYGVIGLAESAVLPVIGSKELIAWLPTLLGLDAAATVVVPELAYPTYEVGARLAGAQIVRADSLTQLGPQVPALVYLNSPSNPTGRVLGVDHLRKVVGWARERGVLVASDECYLGLAWDSDHRPAPLSVLHPAVCDGDHTGLLAIHSLSKTSSLAGYRAGFVAGDQQVITELLAVRKHAGMIVPTPVQAAMVAALDDDDHERQQRERYAQRRAVLLPALRTAGFTVDHSEAGLYLWASRAQDCHQTVAWLADRGILVAPGDFYGPTGARHVRVALTATDERVAAAVERLQS
- a CDS encoding ferredoxin, with the translated sequence MTYVIAQPCTDIKDKACIEECPVDCIYEGARMLYIHPDECVDCGACEPVCPVEAIYYEDDVPEQWGQYTQINADFFVELGSPGGAAKVGQTDNDPQAVKDLPPQGEDD
- the fadH gene encoding NADPH-dependent 2,4-dienoyl-CoA reductase, encoding MSYPNLLSPLNLGFITLRNRVVMGSMHTGLEDRAHHIDRLAAYFAERARGGVGLIITGGYAPNRTGWLLPFAADLTSAAQARRHRRVTSAVHDEGGKILLQILHAGRYAYHPLSVSASSIKAPINPFRPRALTSRGVESTIADFVRCALLAREAGYDGVEIMGSEGYLVNQFLAPRTNKRTDSWGGSPANRRRFPVEIVRRTRAAVGSDFVLCYRMSMADYVEDGQSWDEIVALATEVQAAGATIINSGFGWHEARVPTIVTSVPNSAFVGISSALAEHVDIPVVASNRINMPQAAEQILADSHVRLVSMARPLLADPEWVLKAQSERADEINTCIACNQACLDHAFARKTVSCLLNPRAGHETKLVLAPARRACTVAVVGAGPAGLAAAVSAAQRGHRVTLFEANEFVGGQFDLARRIPGKEEFSETVRYFSTMLAKLGVEVRLGTRAGADDLAGYDHVVLATGVAPRLPAIPGIDHPKVLTYAEAITGAKPVGKTVAVIGAGGIGFDVCELLVTDESPTLNLKEWKAEWGVVDPQEARGALSTPRPAPAARQVYLLQRTKGRQGRRLGKTTGWVHRASLQAKGVHQLSGVNYERIDDDGLHISFGPDRQRPQLLAVDSVVVCAGQESVRDLADDLRRAGVDPHIIGGAAVAAELDAKRAIKQGTELAAKL
- the TB8.4 gene encoding hypothetical protein; this encodes MRLSVIGMGVAAGAAAVSLGFGAGIASADPLDAAINTTCNYGQVMAALNATDPSAAAKISTNPVAVAKLNQFLSSGPDGRRAIAAQLSAIPGAQQYVNDLVVVADTCNNY